The genomic window CGGGTTTAATGTTTTTTTGCTTTTCTGGATGGCTTGCGAAATTATTCAAATACGAATGAAAGCGAAAAATAAAACAAAGAATTAAATTTATCAATTCAAAGAGAATTTTTTCATAGCTAGTTGGATATTATTTTCTTTGAGTATGTGAAGTGCTCCAGTGATTGCGCGATCAGTAACTTCATTTGTTTCAGTGTATCGTTCAGCATTGTAAAATACTGTGATTTCAACGGCCCAATCACTGACGTTGGTGATATGTGCTTTAGTTGTATCTTTCATTATGCCTGGCGTTTTTTCTAAACAACTTTTAAGTAAGTGTTTGATACGATCAGTGTCTGAGCTTAAATCAAAATTGAGCTTAAATTTTTGCGAAAGCCTGTTGTCGGGTAAATTAAAGTTGGTAACACGTGAATTACTAAGCTCATTATTGGGGACAATTAAAATATTTCCATCAGGTGTTAGAATTTGAGTGCTACGCATTCCAATTTGAATAACTTCACCAGTATCACCACCAGTGAGTGAGATTCGATTGCTAGGCAAAAAGGGGCGATCAATCAAAATTGTAAAGCCAGAGATCATATTGCTAAGTGTAGGTTGTGCTGCAAGACCGATAGCTAATGAGCCAATACCAAGGGCAGTGACGATGTGCCAAATGTCATAGCTGAAATGTCTCATTACACCCATGAGTACTATAAAAAAAGTAAGTACTTTAATTGCTCGAGTGAGAAGTGGCACAAATTCTTTAGCATTTCCTTTGCCAACACACGGGATCAATAAATCGGT from Oligoflexia bacterium includes these protein-coding regions:
- a CDS encoding mechanosensitive ion channel, which produces MIKQTIESLGINIQNLWLLGLIQSAIILVGFFFLFTIVLQFVFSALSRYIKSTSSIDDVQILIVIQKFLRSVLLLIAVQLVVSSFPLPVLLLVLIDNTVFVLIALLVLKSVFKLTDLLIPCVGKGNAKEFVPLLTRAIKVLTFFIVLMGVMRHFSYDIWHIVTALGIGSLAIGLAAQPTLSNMISGFTILIDRPFLPSNRISLTGGDTGEVIQIGMRSTQILTPDGNILIVPNNELSNSRVTNFNLPDNRLSQKFKLNFDLSSDTDRIKHLLKSCLEKTPGIMKDTTKAHITNVSDWAVEITVFYNAERYTETNEVTDRAITGALHILKENNIQLAMKKFSLN